A portion of the Natronococcus sp. AD-5 genome contains these proteins:
- a CDS encoding molybdopterin molybdotransferase MoeA, which yields MEGADRERKDAGFKVRTPVDEARRILEEAVHDDGASDPRTGTETVSLERADGRVLAAPIAAARNVPHYRRAAMDGYAVRAADTFGASERSPEVLRIGDREEAVGPDAAVRVHTGSALPDGADAVVMIEHVDELEEFDELEVADAVAEGENVAPVGEDVEEDQRLYEAGHRLRPSDLGLLRSVGYGRLEVAQRPTVGVIPTGEELVEADPGPGEVIETNGLTVSRLVDRWGGDATYRDVVTDDAESLRVAIQRDLTKDVVVTTGGSSVGERDLLPEVIDDLGEVLVHGVGLKPGHPVCLGVVEGTPVLALPGYPVACIVNAVQFLRPTLRWLEGTTPDPHPTARAVLERKIPSEPGTRTFARVQLEERDEDDAEPAYRAIPTRASGSGVLSSVALADGWVVVDDEREGIPEGEAVTVENWETHP from the coding sequence ATGGAAGGAGCCGACCGCGAACGCAAGGACGCGGGGTTCAAGGTACGGACGCCCGTCGACGAGGCGCGCCGAATTCTCGAGGAGGCCGTCCACGACGACGGAGCGAGCGATCCGCGGACGGGTACCGAGACGGTGTCGCTCGAGCGAGCCGACGGACGGGTGCTCGCGGCACCGATCGCGGCCGCCCGGAACGTCCCTCACTACCGGCGGGCGGCGATGGACGGCTACGCCGTCCGGGCCGCGGACACGTTCGGAGCGAGCGAACGCTCGCCCGAGGTGCTCCGGATCGGCGACCGCGAGGAAGCGGTCGGCCCCGACGCGGCCGTCCGGGTCCACACGGGCAGCGCCCTCCCCGACGGCGCCGACGCCGTCGTGATGATCGAACACGTCGACGAACTCGAGGAGTTCGACGAACTCGAGGTCGCCGACGCGGTGGCGGAGGGCGAGAACGTCGCCCCCGTCGGGGAAGACGTCGAGGAGGACCAGCGACTCTACGAGGCCGGCCACCGGCTGCGTCCCTCCGATCTGGGCCTGCTACGATCGGTCGGCTACGGCCGGCTCGAGGTCGCACAGCGGCCGACCGTCGGCGTGATTCCGACCGGCGAGGAACTGGTCGAGGCCGATCCCGGCCCCGGAGAGGTCATCGAGACCAACGGTCTCACCGTCTCCCGGCTGGTCGACCGCTGGGGCGGCGACGCGACCTACCGCGACGTCGTCACCGACGACGCCGAGTCGCTACGGGTGGCGATCCAGCGCGACCTCACGAAGGACGTGGTCGTCACGACCGGCGGCTCATCCGTGGGTGAACGGGATCTGCTGCCCGAAGTGATCGACGACCTCGGCGAGGTGCTCGTCCACGGCGTCGGGCTCAAACCCGGCCACCCGGTCTGTCTCGGCGTGGTCGAGGGGACGCCCGTGCTCGCGCTGCCGGGCTATCCCGTCGCCTGTATCGTCAACGCCGTCCAGTTCCTCCGGCCGACCCTGCGCTGGCTCGAGGGGACGACCCCCGATCCGCACCCGACCGCGCGGGCCGTCCTCGAGCGCAAGATCCCGAGCGAGCCCGGCACGCGGACGTTCGCGCGGGTGCAACTCGAAGAGCGCGACGAGGACGATGCGGAGCCGGCGTATCGGGCGATTCCGACGCGGGCAAGCGGCTCCGGCGTGCTCTCGAGCGTCGCCCTCGCGGACGGCTGGGTCGTCGTCGACGACGAGCGCGAGGGGATTCCGGAAGGCGAGGCGGTTACCGTCGAGAACTGGGAGACCCATCCGTAA
- a CDS encoding enolase-like domain-containing protein, which translates to MEYDRIVDLPLTIESVSTDRLERDTSSGFTRVTTEIAFSGPGPDGDPVEGRGEDVTYEADEHDALAETGLPNLTGDYTLRSFSSRLEDLECFPAGAPDREVFRNYRRWGLESAALDLALRQAGTDLASELGERYEPVRFVASTRLGEEPSTDRVEDLLEAVPALEFKLDPTPEWKAPLVRELAATDAVRILDLKGQYHGTEVDVEADPELYGLVLEEFPDAVIEDPALESATRPLFDDPDVRDRVSWDAPIHGLTDVETLPWEPQWLNVKPSRFGSLESLLETISYCRERGIRLYGGGQFELGVGRGQIQSLASLFYPDSPNDVAPGAYNDPEVGDELPTSPLESPTEPLGFRWS; encoded by the coding sequence ATGGAGTACGACCGGATCGTCGACCTCCCCCTGACGATCGAGTCGGTATCGACGGATCGCCTCGAGCGCGACACCTCGAGCGGGTTTACGCGCGTTACGACCGAAATCGCGTTCTCCGGACCGGGCCCGGACGGCGACCCCGTCGAGGGCCGAGGCGAAGACGTCACCTACGAGGCCGACGAACACGACGCGCTGGCCGAAACCGGACTGCCGAACCTGACCGGCGATTACACCCTCCGGTCGTTCTCGAGCCGGCTCGAGGACCTCGAGTGCTTTCCGGCCGGCGCGCCCGACCGCGAGGTCTTTCGCAACTACCGCCGGTGGGGACTCGAGAGCGCGGCGCTCGACCTCGCGCTTCGACAGGCCGGGACGGACCTGGCGTCGGAACTCGGCGAGCGGTACGAGCCCGTCCGCTTCGTCGCCAGCACGCGACTGGGCGAGGAGCCGTCGACCGACCGCGTCGAGGACCTGCTCGAGGCGGTTCCGGCGCTCGAGTTCAAACTCGACCCGACCCCCGAGTGGAAGGCCCCGCTGGTCCGAGAGCTCGCGGCGACCGACGCGGTGCGCATCCTCGACCTGAAGGGCCAGTACCACGGCACCGAGGTCGACGTCGAAGCCGACCCGGAGCTGTACGGGTTGGTGCTCGAGGAGTTCCCCGACGCCGTGATCGAGGATCCGGCGCTCGAGTCCGCGACGCGGCCGCTGTTCGACGATCCCGACGTCCGCGATCGGGTCTCCTGGGACGCGCCGATCCACGGGCTGACGGACGTCGAGACCCTCCCGTGGGAGCCCCAGTGGCTCAACGTCAAACCCTCCCGGTTCGGCTCGCTCGAGTCGCTGCTCGAGACGATTTCGTACTGCCGGGAGCGCGGGATCCGACTGTACGGCGGCGGCCAGTTCGAACTCGGCGTCGGCCGGGGACAGATTCAGTCGCTCGCCTCGCTGTTCTACCCCGACTCGCCGAACGACGTCGCGCCGGGGGCGTACAACGATCCCGAGGTCGGTGACGAGTTGCCGACGAGTCCGCTCGAGTCGCCGACGGAGCCGCTCGGCTTCCGGTGGTCCTGA
- a CDS encoding Hsp20/alpha crystallin family protein yields MSALRDALQDLSDDVFFDLFESEDAYLLVLDVPGVTADSTDITVADGRIVIDAHREKNAEDEYRYIEENRPLFLDVDLPLPADATEDDAEASVERGVLELTLPKRPGSGETTIDVVDRDP; encoded by the coding sequence ATGTCAGCGCTCCGCGACGCGTTGCAGGACCTCTCCGACGACGTCTTCTTCGATCTGTTCGAGAGCGAGGACGCGTACCTCCTCGTGCTCGACGTGCCGGGCGTCACGGCCGACTCGACCGACATTACGGTCGCAGACGGGCGCATCGTCATCGACGCACACCGGGAGAAGAACGCCGAGGACGAGTACCGGTACATCGAGGAGAACCGGCCGCTCTTTCTCGACGTCGATCTGCCGCTGCCCGCCGACGCGACCGAGGACGACGCGGAGGCGTCGGTCGAACGCGGCGTGCTCGAGTTGACGCTCCCCAAGCGTCCGGGAAGCGGCGAAACGACGATCGACGTCGTCGACCGGGATCCCTAA
- a CDS encoding aminotransferase class I/II-fold pyridoxal phosphate-dependent enzyme: MQIDTFGLERWFAEYEHEADVMLAESGVRSLSTDRFDTDPGELGYVIPTNGDPDLRSRLADRYDREADEVLCTCGTQEANFLAFLSALGADDASSSRSATRNAHAVVVTPTYQALHAVPDSVGEVTTVSLEPPNWELDVDAVADATRPETKLIVLNNPNNPTGRYHSLEKIEALYDLAADEDAYLLCDEVYRLLAENPLPPVASLGPHGLSTASLSKAYGLAGLRFGWLVGDSDLLETAWNWKDYTTISPSIFGQHVAKQALGEQEGRILAENRDLVADHHDRVAEFLERRGLEWYDPVGVNGFATVPDGFENGKAFCRAVLEEGVVLAPGEFFGHPDRFRIGFGLPTDELEEGLRRIERVLE; this comes from the coding sequence ATGCAGATCGACACCTTCGGCCTCGAGCGCTGGTTCGCCGAGTACGAACACGAGGCGGACGTCATGCTCGCCGAGAGCGGCGTCCGAAGCCTCTCGACGGACCGCTTCGACACCGACCCCGGCGAACTCGGCTACGTGATCCCGACGAACGGCGATCCCGACCTCCGCTCGAGGCTCGCCGACCGCTACGACCGCGAGGCCGACGAAGTGCTGTGCACCTGCGGGACGCAGGAGGCGAACTTCCTGGCGTTCCTGTCGGCACTCGGCGCCGATGACGCCTCGTCGTCCCGTTCCGCGACGCGGAACGCGCACGCGGTCGTCGTCACCCCGACCTACCAGGCGCTGCACGCCGTTCCCGACAGCGTCGGCGAGGTAACGACGGTCTCGCTCGAGCCGCCGAACTGGGAACTCGACGTCGACGCCGTCGCCGACGCGACCCGTCCCGAGACGAAGCTGATCGTGCTCAACAACCCGAACAACCCGACCGGACGGTACCACTCGCTCGAGAAGATCGAGGCGCTGTACGACCTGGCGGCGGACGAAGACGCCTACCTGCTCTGCGACGAGGTGTACCGCCTGCTCGCCGAGAATCCCCTCCCGCCGGTCGCGAGCTTGGGGCCACACGGCCTCTCGACGGCGAGCCTGTCGAAGGCCTACGGGCTCGCGGGCCTGCGCTTCGGCTGGCTCGTCGGCGACAGCGATCTGCTCGAGACGGCCTGGAACTGGAAGGACTACACCACGATCTCGCCCTCGATCTTCGGCCAGCACGTCGCGAAACAGGCGCTGGGCGAGCAGGAAGGGAGGATCCTCGCGGAGAACCGCGACCTCGTGGCCGATCATCACGATCGAGTAGCGGAGTTTCTCGAGCGACGCGGCCTCGAGTGGTACGACCCAGTCGGCGTCAACGGCTTCGCGACGGTCCCCGACGGCTTCGAGAACGGGAAGGCGTTCTGCCGCGCGGTCCTCGAGGAGGGTGTCGTCCTCGCGCCCGGCGAGTTCTTCGGCCACCCGGACCGATTCCGGATCGGATTCGGGCTGCCGACGGACGAACTCGAGGAGGGACTGCGTCGGATCGAGCGGGTGCTCGAGTGA
- a CDS encoding translation initiation factor IF-5A: MAKQQQEVRDLQEGSYVLIDDAACKIDSYSTAKPGKHGSAKARIEARGVFDGKKRSLSQPVDAKIWVPIIERKQGQVVSVDGNDMQVMDLETYETMTMRVPEDEDVSPDDNIEFLEMEDQRKIV, translated from the coding sequence ATGGCGAAACAGCAGCAAGAAGTTCGCGACCTCCAGGAAGGAAGCTACGTACTCATCGACGACGCGGCGTGTAAGATCGACTCCTACTCGACGGCCAAGCCGGGCAAACACGGCAGCGCCAAGGCCCGTATCGAGGCCCGCGGCGTCTTCGACGGCAAGAAGCGGTCGCTCTCGCAGCCGGTCGACGCGAAGATCTGGGTCCCGATCATCGAACGCAAACAGGGCCAGGTCGTCTCCGTCGACGGCAACGACATGCAGGTCATGGACCTCGAGACCTACGAGACGATGACGATGCGCGTTCCCGAGGACGAGGACGTCTCGCCCGACGACAACATCGAGTTCCTCGAGATGGAAGACCAGCGAAAGATCGTCTGA
- the speB gene encoding agmatinase gives MFPGATDERERADAAAQSDRDGGTNAEGREADRGGHTDTRGRTPDRGGANFVVVGAPLDASTTFRPGARFGPRRIRHFSETFDDYDHRTDQYFSDLGVADHGDVRAWDDVDEYLEWLEGTLRDVVWDDAVPLVLGGEHTVSLAGARAVEPEVVVTLDAHLDLRDEYDGNPLSHACVTRRILEEVDSVEEAVVLGARTGSEEEWNRATADDVTVVPPEDVADWEPDADLAARDVYCSVDVDAADPAYAPGTGTAEPFGLEPREMRDVVRALAPAATGFDVVEVNDRDDGQAAALAGKLVREFVYSHAAERR, from the coding sequence ATGTTTCCCGGGGCGACCGACGAACGCGAGCGGGCCGACGCGGCGGCACAGTCCGACCGCGACGGCGGCACCAACGCGGAAGGCCGGGAGGCCGACCGCGGAGGCCACACCGACACGCGAGGGCGAACGCCCGACCGTGGAGGCGCGAACTTCGTGGTCGTCGGTGCGCCCCTGGACGCGTCGACGACCTTTCGGCCGGGGGCCCGGTTCGGCCCTCGGCGCATCCGTCATTTTTCCGAGACGTTCGACGACTACGACCACCGAACGGACCAGTACTTTTCCGATCTCGGCGTCGCCGACCACGGCGACGTCCGGGCCTGGGACGACGTCGACGAGTACCTCGAGTGGCTCGAGGGGACGCTGCGCGACGTCGTCTGGGACGACGCCGTCCCCCTGGTGCTGGGCGGCGAACACACCGTCTCGCTCGCTGGCGCCCGCGCCGTCGAGCCGGAGGTCGTCGTCACGCTCGACGCTCACCTCGACCTGCGCGACGAGTACGACGGCAACCCGCTGTCCCACGCCTGCGTGACGCGGCGCATCCTCGAGGAGGTCGACTCCGTCGAGGAGGCCGTCGTTCTCGGCGCGCGGACCGGCAGCGAGGAGGAGTGGAACCGGGCGACCGCGGACGACGTGACCGTCGTCCCGCCCGAGGACGTCGCCGACTGGGAGCCCGACGCGGACCTCGCGGCGCGGGACGTCTACTGCAGCGTCGACGTCGACGCCGCCGATCCCGCCTACGCGCCGGGAACGGGCACCGCGGAACCGTTCGGCCTCGAGCCCCGCGAGATGCGCGACGTCGTACGCGCGCTCGCGCCCGCCGCCACGGGGTTCGACGTCGTCGAGGTCAACGACCGGGACGACGGCCAGGCCGCGGCGCTCGCGGGGAAACTGGTGCGGGAATTCGTCTACAGCCACGCGGCCGAACGACGGTGA
- a CDS encoding ABC1 kinase family protein, giving the protein MLAYARDRRRYLLFGRPRRVNPETRRRRAEVLLESLLTLGPTFIKLGQLLSTRPDVLPPEYIDELAALQDEVPPAPWPEARTVLENELGPVEARFDEFETDAISGASLGQVYRARVDGKPVAVKIRRPNIESLVEADLRVVRWSLPILLYFVDESRSFSLENLADEFAKTIREEMDYEREATMLTEIRENFAGDDRFVIPAVVESHSGPRVLTMEYIPGTKINDVAALDRKGIDRSRVAENLQRSYLQMIVDDGVFHADPHPGNLAVTDDGAIIFYDFGMSGRVDEFVQGKIVEFYIAVANQDIDAILDALIEIGTLSPEADRAVMAEVMELAIQDARGQDIEQYRVQQIVGQIEDSIYEFPFRLPKNLALVLRVATVVEGVCVTLDEGFDFIATATDYLTEQGYREESVRQYIAETSRQVRESGESLTRLAPKTERTLDRLDRDNLYVRIGVEDSEGVFDQLARRLVYGMLLTMSLFSTGVLYALNAPEASIVAAVFSAVVLVQLYRSFREPRSLQAKPQFTRQNLRQRRREE; this is encoded by the coding sequence TTGCTGGCCTACGCGCGCGACCGGCGACGGTACTTGCTGTTCGGCCGGCCGCGGCGAGTGAATCCGGAAACCCGGCGCCGCCGCGCCGAGGTGCTCCTCGAGTCGCTGCTGACGCTCGGACCGACGTTCATCAAGCTCGGGCAGCTCCTGTCGACGCGGCCCGACGTGTTGCCGCCGGAGTACATCGACGAACTCGCCGCGCTGCAGGACGAGGTGCCGCCGGCCCCCTGGCCCGAAGCGAGGACGGTCCTCGAAAACGAACTCGGCCCCGTCGAGGCCCGCTTCGACGAGTTCGAGACCGACGCGATCAGCGGGGCGAGCCTGGGACAGGTGTACCGGGCCCGGGTCGACGGCAAACCCGTCGCCGTGAAGATCCGCCGCCCGAACATCGAGAGCCTGGTCGAAGCCGACCTGCGGGTCGTCCGGTGGTCGCTGCCGATCCTGCTCTACTTCGTCGACGAGTCCCGGTCGTTCTCGCTCGAGAACCTCGCCGACGAGTTCGCGAAGACGATCCGCGAGGAGATGGACTACGAACGCGAGGCGACCATGCTGACCGAGATCCGGGAGAACTTCGCGGGCGACGACCGCTTCGTTATCCCGGCCGTCGTCGAGAGCCACTCGGGGCCGCGCGTGCTCACGATGGAGTACATTCCCGGGACGAAGATCAACGACGTCGCGGCCCTCGATCGCAAAGGGATCGATCGGAGCCGGGTCGCGGAGAATCTCCAGCGATCCTACCTCCAGATGATCGTCGACGACGGAGTTTTCCACGCGGATCCGCACCCGGGGAACCTCGCGGTGACCGACGACGGCGCGATCATCTTCTACGACTTCGGGATGTCGGGTCGGGTCGACGAGTTCGTCCAGGGGAAGATCGTCGAGTTCTACATCGCGGTCGCCAACCAGGACATCGACGCGATCCTGGACGCGCTCATCGAAATCGGCACGCTGAGCCCCGAGGCCGACCGCGCGGTGATGGCCGAGGTGATGGAATTGGCGATCCAAGACGCCCGCGGCCAGGACATCGAACAGTACCGCGTCCAGCAGATCGTCGGCCAGATCGAGGACTCGATCTACGAGTTCCCGTTCCGACTGCCGAAGAACCTCGCGCTCGTCCTTCGGGTCGCGACCGTCGTCGAAGGCGTTTGCGTCACGCTCGACGAGGGCTTCGACTTCATCGCGACCGCGACCGACTACCTGACCGAGCAGGGCTACCGCGAGGAGTCCGTTCGACAGTACATAGCGGAGACGAGCCGGCAGGTCCGCGAGTCCGGCGAGTCGCTGACTCGGCTCGCGCCGAAGACCGAACGAACGCTCGACCGGCTCGACCGGGACAACCTCTACGTCCGCATCGGCGTCGAGGACTCGGAAGGGGTCTTCGACCAGCTCGCACGACGGCTGGTCTACGGCATGCTTCTGACGATGTCGCTGTTCTCGACGGGCGTGCTGTACGCCCTGAACGCGCCGGAGGCGTCGATCGTCGCCGCGGTTTTCTCGGCGGTCGTTCTCGTCCAGCTCTATCGGTCGTTCCGTGAGCCGCGCTCGCTCCAGGCGAAACCGCAGTTCACGCGGCAGAACCTCCGCCAGCGGCGCCGCGAGGAGTAG
- a CDS encoding potassium channel family protein, producing MRELRDIEGLHPRDLTQRQRLLVIFVVSLGVVVLFYTLVYNWGMRALENRPQSIFRSFQTVVETMTTTGFGADSPWATPVMNALMVTIQLTGIVIGFVALRVLVIPLFEQTPLNLAGRLTSKADHVVIAEYQRDTDILLDELEELDIDYVLIESDMEEAKRLSDDGYQAINGNPEDRADLDRAAIERASLLITDAGDKTASIVLTALEAHEDLRVISFTESTRHSKALAEIGVDRSVAPHALIGRRLAEKATMPVTVDERSEEDEIDIREILVRRDSPLHGVRVRDSPIANHPNLTLVAGWFDGALRLPPSPDDELTPNTVLAVAGPEHEIDEMTTEIGGVQSRPIATPSKVVVAGFGEGGTAAVEALPPDVSVTTVDRSEGRNPDIVGDVTEPETLREAGIDDASALVVTVDDDSTALMTIAVARSLSSGVEILARVTDGEKTRPAFRAGADYVLSIQRVSARLVAAEVHGERIMDPVSQIRLVRANAAPFAGETVAEARRDTERGWTVIGVSRDGTVHTDERTAIKADDDIFVAGSDEAIQEFERTVATS from the coding sequence ATGCGCGAGCTCCGGGACATCGAGGGACTGCATCCGCGCGATCTTACACAGCGTCAACGGCTGTTAGTGATCTTCGTGGTCAGTCTCGGCGTGGTCGTTCTCTTCTACACGCTCGTCTACAACTGGGGGATGCGAGCGCTCGAAAATCGCCCCCAGTCTATCTTTCGGTCGTTCCAAACGGTTGTCGAGACGATGACGACGACCGGGTTCGGTGCGGATTCGCCTTGGGCGACGCCGGTGATGAACGCCCTGATGGTAACGATCCAGTTGACCGGCATCGTCATCGGGTTCGTCGCGTTGCGCGTCTTGGTCATCCCGCTATTCGAGCAGACGCCGCTGAACCTCGCCGGCCGCCTCACGAGCAAGGCCGATCACGTCGTCATCGCGGAGTACCAGCGCGACACCGACATACTGCTCGACGAACTCGAAGAACTCGATATCGATTACGTCCTCATCGAATCCGACATGGAGGAGGCGAAGCGCCTCTCGGATGACGGGTATCAGGCTATCAACGGCAATCCGGAGGACCGGGCCGACCTCGACCGTGCTGCGATCGAGCGAGCGTCACTACTCATCACCGATGCTGGCGACAAAACCGCGAGCATCGTCCTAACCGCATTGGAGGCCCATGAGGACCTGCGGGTGATCAGTTTCACAGAGTCAACGCGCCATAGCAAAGCGCTCGCGGAAATCGGCGTCGACCGCAGCGTCGCTCCACACGCGCTGATCGGCCGGCGACTGGCGGAGAAAGCGACGATGCCCGTCACGGTCGATGAACGGTCCGAAGAGGACGAAATCGATATCCGTGAGATACTCGTCCGGCGGGATAGTCCGCTCCACGGCGTTCGGGTGCGTGACTCGCCGATCGCGAACCATCCGAATCTGACGCTGGTTGCCGGATGGTTCGACGGTGCACTGCGGCTGCCGCCGTCCCCCGACGACGAACTCACGCCGAACACCGTCCTGGCCGTCGCCGGGCCGGAGCACGAGATCGACGAGATGACGACCGAGATCGGCGGCGTCCAATCACGGCCCATCGCGACCCCATCGAAGGTGGTCGTCGCCGGGTTCGGCGAGGGCGGAACCGCCGCCGTCGAGGCACTCCCGCCGGACGTCTCCGTGACGACCGTCGACCGATCGGAAGGGCGCAATCCCGACATCGTCGGCGATGTTACTGAACCCGAAACGCTCCGCGAAGCCGGCATCGACGATGCCTCGGCGCTGGTCGTCACCGTCGACGACGATTCGACCGCATTGATGACCATCGCCGTCGCCCGCTCGCTCTCCAGCGGCGTGGAGATTCTCGCTCGCGTGACCGATGGAGAGAAGACGAGGCCGGCGTTCAGAGCGGGCGCTGACTACGTCCTTTCCATCCAGCGAGTGTCCGCTCGACTGGTTGCGGCGGAGGTCCACGGTGAACGTATCATGGATCCAGTGAGTCAGATCCGCCTCGTTCGAGCCAATGCGGCTCCGTTCGCCGGCGAGACGGTGGCGGAGGCCCGTCGCGACACCGAGCGCGGGTGGACCGTGATCGGCGTCTCGCGCGACGGGACCGTCCATACCGACGAACGTACCGCCATCAAGGCCGACGACGACATATTCGTCGCGGGAAGCGACGAGGCGATTCAGGAATTCGAGCGAACGGTCGCCACCTCGTGA
- a CDS encoding dodecin family protein → MTAVKVIRVMGTSKESWEDAAHEAVREASQSVDDISGVNVERWTADVEDGEIIEYKVTTEIAFPVQH, encoded by the coding sequence ATGACGGCAGTCAAAGTCATCCGCGTGATGGGAACGTCAAAAGAGTCCTGGGAGGACGCCGCCCACGAGGCGGTCCGCGAGGCGAGCCAGTCGGTCGACGACATCTCCGGCGTCAACGTCGAGCGGTGGACGGCGGACGTCGAGGACGGCGAAATCATCGAGTACAAGGTAACGACCGAGATCGCGTTCCCGGTCCAGCACTGA
- a CDS encoding outer membrane protein assembly factor BamB family protein — protein MHTRRAVLAAGGSMLLAGCGALEMTADATGSWPQRGYDSARTGHPADREGPEPSLTTGWTAEYPRYGGTPTSPVLADGSVYIAYTDGPPPIGDGERTVSVAAFDPESGDRRWTTTATTSRETSGTEYHADSLAVAGETILIQTANGLRAISTDGDPRWQFDNVGDGHLSIGAIDPSFDADAVYVGHYRQSRDEYEPAFYAIDRADGTERWRHEFDDWESRVVYSSAVVDGVVYLAAYDDGVKALDASDGTERWRSSAPVNSTPTVADGAVFVGTNRDDESGVVALEADTGEVRWSRTDAGESWAPRHLAATEDAVYYPENDRLVARDIETGDPLWEDRAGCLGAEGEFVGGGTPAIVGERIYAGGSGVYVIDRESGDVLERHGLNGSTVRNSIAVVDGWLYANANGRTLYGLTDCETEVVGRCLR, from the coding sequence ATGCACACCAGACGCGCCGTTCTCGCGGCCGGCGGGAGCATGCTCCTCGCCGGCTGTGGCGCGCTCGAAATGACCGCTGACGCGACGGGGTCGTGGCCGCAGCGGGGATACGACAGCGCCCGGACCGGTCACCCCGCCGATCGGGAGGGACCCGAGCCGTCCCTGACGACCGGCTGGACCGCCGAGTACCCTCGTTACGGCGGGACGCCGACGTCGCCCGTGCTCGCCGACGGATCGGTCTACATCGCCTACACGGACGGCCCGCCGCCGATCGGAGACGGCGAACGAACCGTTTCCGTCGCGGCGTTCGATCCGGAGTCGGGCGACCGCCGGTGGACGACGACCGCGACGACGAGCCGGGAAACCAGCGGCACCGAGTACCACGCCGATTCGCTCGCGGTCGCCGGGGAGACGATACTGATCCAGACCGCGAACGGACTCCGTGCGATCAGTACCGACGGCGATCCGCGGTGGCAGTTCGACAACGTCGGCGACGGCCACCTCAGTATCGGGGCGATCGATCCGAGCTTCGACGCCGACGCCGTCTACGTCGGCCACTACCGACAGTCTCGGGACGAGTACGAGCCGGCGTTCTACGCGATCGATCGCGCGGACGGGACCGAGCGCTGGCGCCACGAGTTCGACGACTGGGAGAGTCGCGTCGTCTACTCCTCGGCCGTCGTCGACGGCGTGGTCTATCTCGCGGCGTACGACGACGGCGTCAAAGCGCTCGACGCGAGCGACGGAACCGAGCGCTGGCGATCGTCGGCCCCCGTCAACAGCACGCCGACCGTCGCGGACGGGGCCGTCTTCGTCGGCACGAACCGGGACGACGAAAGCGGCGTCGTCGCACTCGAGGCCGACACCGGCGAGGTTCGCTGGTCCCGCACGGACGCCGGCGAATCGTGGGCGCCGCGTCACCTCGCGGCGACCGAGGACGCCGTCTACTACCCGGAGAACGACCGGCTCGTCGCTCGAGATATCGAGACGGGAGACCCGCTCTGGGAGGACCGCGCCGGCTGTCTCGGGGCCGAAGGCGAGTTCGTCGGCGGCGGAACCCCGGCGATCGTCGGCGAGCGCATCTACGCCGGCGGATCTGGCGTCTACGTGATCGATCGAGAGAGCGGCGACGTGCTCGAGCGACACGGGCTGAACGGTAGTACGGTCCGGAACTCGATCGCGGTGGTCGACGGGTGGCTGTACGCGAACGCGAACGGCCGGACGCTGTACGGGCTCACCGACTGCGAAACGGAGGTCGTCGGTCGCTGCCTTCGCTAG